In the Streptomyces sp. SJL17-4 genome, CGGTACGGGAGCTCCGTGCGCGCGGTCACCAGTGCGACGTGATCATGGTGACGGCCGCCCGGGACGTGGCCACCGTGCAGGCGGCGATGCGGCACGGCGCCCTCCAGTACCTGGTCAAGCCGTTCAACTTCGCCGGGCTGCGCGCCAAGCTGGAGGCGTACGCGACGCTCCGCCGCACTCTGGAGGGCGGGGGCGAGGCGGAGCAGGCCGAGGTGGACCGGATCTTCGGGGTCCTGTCGGCGGGCTCCGTGGCCCCGGACCTGCCCAAGGGGCACTCCCCCACCACGGCCGAGCTGGTCCGCCAGGTGCTGCTCGCCGCCGGTGGGCCGCTGTCCGCCCAGGAGATCGCCGAGCGGGCCGGCGTCAGCCGCCAGACCGCCCAGCGCTACCTCAAACTCCTGGAACGCACCGGCAGGGTCCGCCTCTCGCTCCGGTACGGCGAGACGGGCCGTCCGGAACACCGCTACGCCTGGGCGACCTCACCCTCCACCGGCTGACGCCTACGCCTGGGCGACCTCGCCCTCCACCGGCTGACGCCCCGCGCGGGACGGTCAGGCGGCGCCGGCGCCGGTCAGCGACCGGACCTCGGTCTCGGCGTGCCGTGCCTCGTCGGGCGGCTCGGTCGACGTCACGGTCCCGATCCAGCCGGCGAGGAAGCCCAGCGGGATGGAGACCGCTCCCGGGTTCTGCAGCGGGAAGAGGTGGAAGTCGACACCGGGGAACAGCGATTCGGGACTGCCGGAGACCACCGGCGAGATCACGACGAGAAGCACCGCGGGGATCAGACCGCCGTAGACGGACCAGACCGCGCCCCGGGTCGTGAACCTCCGCCAGAACAGCGAGTAGAGCAGCACCGGCAGATTGGCGGAGGCCGCGACCGCGAAGGCCAGCCCGACGAGGAAGGCCACGTTGAGGTCGCGGGCGAGCAGCCCCAGGCCGATCGCGGCCGCGCCGATCCCCGCGGCGGCGATCCGGGCCACGGTCACCTCGCTGTACTGCTTCGCGTGCCGGCGGCGCAGCGAGGCGTACAGGTCGTGGGCGACGGAGGCCGAGGAGGCGAGGGTGATCCCCGCGACGACGGCGAGGATGGTCGCGAAGGCGACGGCGGCGACGATCGCGAAGAGCACGGTGCCGCCGGTGGAGCCCGCGCCGCCGCCGAGGTCGAGGGCGAGCAGCGGTACGGCGGTGTTCCCGGACGCGTTGGACGCGCGGACCTCGTCGGGGCCGATCAGCGCGGCGGCGCCGAAGCCGAGCACGATGGTCATCAGGTAAAAGCTGCCGATGAGCCCGATGGACCAGACGACCGAACGGCGGGCGGCCCGGGCGGTCGGCACGGTGTAGAAGCGCGACAGGATGTGGGGCAGTCCCGCCGTGCCCAGGACCAGGGCGAGGCCGAGGCTGATGAAGTCGAGGCGGGCCGTCCAGTCGCCGCCGTAGCGGAGCCCGGGGGCGAGGAAGTCCAGGCCGTGCCCGCTGCGTTCGGCCGCCCTGGAGAGCAGGCTGTTCACGTCGCCGTGGAACCGGAGCAGGACGAGAACGGTGAGCGCGATCGTGCCCGCCATGAGCAGGACCGCCTTGACGATCTGGATCCAGGTGGTGGCCCGCATGCCGCCGAGCGACACGTAGATCACCATCAGCGCGCCGACGCCGATCACCGTCCAGGAGCGGGCCGCCTCGCTGGTGCCGCCGAGCAGCAGCGCGACCAGGCTTCCGGCTCCCACCATCTGGGCCACGAGGTACAGCACGGAGACGGCCACCGAGGAGGTGCCGGCGGCGATCCGCACCGGGCGCTCGGCCATCCGCGCGGCGACGACGTCGGCGAGGGTGAACCGGCCGCAGTTGCGGACCAGTTCGGCCACCAGCAGCAGCACGACCAGCCAGGCGACGAGGAATCCGACGGAGTACAGCATGCCGTCGTAGCCGTAGAGGGCGATCAGCCCGGAGATGCCGAGGAAGGAGGCCGCGGACATGTAGTCGCCGGCGATGGCGAAGCCGTTCTCCAGGGGCGAGAAGAGCCTGCCCCCGGCGTAGAACTCCTCGGCCGAACCGCGCCGGTTGCGGCTCACCCAGGTGGTGATCCCCAGGGTGACGGCGATGAAGACGCTGAACAGCACGAGCGCCAGGGTCTGGTGGTCCGCGGTCACGGCTGCGTCACCCCTCGGGTCATCTCCTGGGTGTCCCAGCGCAGGTCGAGCGCGGCCCGGTCCCTGCGCAGCCGCGCGTGGCGCGCGTACGCCCAGGTCAGCAGGAAGGTGGTGAGGAACTGCCCGAGGCACGCCACCATCGCCACGTTCACCACCCCGACGACCGGCCGCGCCATGAGTCCGGGCGCGGCGGTCGCCGCCACGACGTAGGCGAGGTACCAGAGGAGGAACGCGAGGGCGGCGGGGAAGACGAACCGGCGGTAGCGGCGGCGCACCTCCTGGAAGGCAGGGCTCCGCTGCACTTCCAGATAGATCTCCGCCGCGCTGTGGACCCGCTGTCGCAGCACCGCGTCGGGGCGGCCGTCACCGGGAGCCCCGGCCCCCGCGCGCTCGTCCCGGCCGGAGCCCGTCGCGTCGTACCAGGGGTCGTCGAAGGGCACCGCCGAAGCGTCGAGCCCCTCCTGCTTGTCCACCTGCTCCACCGGGCAACTCTCCTTGTCAGGCGAACCGTTTCGGCCGCGTGCCCAAGGATGGACAGAGCGGGAAGATCCCGGACTCTTCTCCTCCCGCTGTTCACCCCATCAGGTGACTCTCCGCCCAGGTGCCCTGACCGGACCGTGCTGATATGCGTACCGCACGGTCCGGACTGCCTCAGGCGTCGATGCGCGAGCGGTCGAGGGTCGCCGCGGAGCCGGTGATGAACTCCTTGCGCGGTGCCACGTCGTTGCCCATGAGGAGGTCGAAGACCTGCTCCGCCGCGTCCAGGTCGCCGATGTTGATCCGGCGCAGGGTGCGGTGACGCGGGTCCATCGTGGTCTCCGCGAGCTGGTCGGCGTCCATCTCGCCCAGACCCTTGTAGCGCTGGATGGAGTCCTTGTAGCGGACGCCCTTGCGCTGGTACTCCAGCAGGGTCTGGCGCAGCTCGTTGTCCGAGTACGTGTAGACGTACTTGTCCTGGCCCTTCTTGGGCTGGACGAGCTCGATCCGGTGCAGCGGCGGCACGGCGGCGAAGACCCGCCCGGCCTCCACCATCGGCCGCATGTAGCGCTGGAAGAGCGTCAGCAGCAGACAGCGGATGTGGGCGCCGTCGACGTCGGCGTCGACCAGGAGGACGATCTTCCCGTACCGCGCCGCGTCGATGTCGAAGGTGCGGCCCGAGCCCGCTCCTATGACCTGGATGATCGCCCCGCACTCGGCGTTCTTCAGCATGTCCGAGACGGACGACTTCTGGACGTTGAGGATCTTGCCGCGAATCGGCAGCAGGGCCTGGAACTCGCTGTTGCGGGCGAGCTTGGCCGTACCGAGGGCCGAGTCGCCCTCGACGATGAAGAGCTCGCTGCGCTCCACGTCGTCGCTGCGGCAGTCGGCCAGCTTGGCCGGCAGCGAGGAGGACTCCAGCGCCGTCTTCCTGCGCTGCGCCTCCTTGTGCTGGCGGGCGGCGATGCGCGTACGGGCCGCGGCGACGGCCTTGTCCAGGACGGCACGGGCCTGTGCCTTGGCGTCCCGCTTGGTCGAGGTGAGGAAGGCCTTGAGCTCCTTGGCGACCACGTTCGCCACGATCCGGCGGGCCGCGGACGTGCCGAGGACCTCCTTGGTCTGCCCCTCGAACTGCGGCTCGGCGAGGCGGACCGTCACGACGGCCGTGAGCCCCTCCAGGGCGTCGTCCTTGACGATGTCGTCCTCGGCGACGCGCAGCATCTTCGCCGAGCGCAGCACCTCGTTCACCGTCTTGGTGACGGCCTGCTCGAAGCCCGAGACGTGGGTGCCGCCCTTGGGCGTCGCGATGATGTTGACGAAGGACTTGACCGTGCTGTCGTAGCCGGTGCCCCAGCGCAGCGCGACGTCGACGGCGAGCTCACGGGTGACCTCGGTCGGCGTCATGTGGCCGCGCTCGTCGAGGACCGGGACGGTCTCCTTGAAGGTGCCCTGGCCGGTGAGGCGCTGGATGTCGCAGACGGCCTTGTCCTGCGCGAGGTACTCGCAGAACTCGCTGATGCCGCCGTCGAAGCGGAAGGTCTCCTCGCTCTTGCCGATCCCCGCCAGGTCCCGCTCGTCGCGGACGACGATGGTGAGGCCGGGCACGAGGAAGGCGGTCTGCCGGGCGCGCTGGTGCAGCGTCTCCAGGGAGAGCTTGGCGTCCTTGAGGAAGATCTGCCGGTCGGCCCAGTAGCGCACACGGGTGCCGGTACGGGTCTTGGGGACGCGCTTGCCCTTGCGCAGGCCGTTGCCCGGATCGAAGGGGCTGTCGGGACCCTGCTCGGTGAAGATGCCCGGGACGCCCCGGCGGAAGCTGATCGTGTGCGTGGCGCTGTTCCGGTCGACCTCGACGTCGAGGCGGGCCGACAGGGCGTTGACCACGGAGGCGCCGACGCCGTGCAGACCGCCGGACGCGGCGTACGATCCGCCGCCGAACTTTCCGCCGGCGTGCAGCTTGGTCATGACGACCTCGACTCCGGAGAGTCCGGTCTTCGGCTCGACGTCGACCGGGATGCCCCGGCCGTTGTCCTGGACCTCGACGGAGCCGTCGTCGTGGAGGACGACCTCGATGTGGTCGCAGTAGCCCCCGAGGGCCTCGTCGACCGAGTTGTCGATGATCTCCCAGATGCAGTGCATCAGGCCGCGGCTGTCGGTGGACCCGATGTACATACCGGGGCGCTTGCGGACCGCTTCGAGCCCTTCGAGTACGAGCAGGTGCCGCGCGGTGTAGTTGGAAGCGTCACGGTCTGCGGTCAGCAGCGCACTGGACGGCACGGACGTTTCGGCGGTCACGCGGTTCGCTCCTCGCTGAATTTGAAATCTGGCCCGGTGGGGTAAGGCCCGGCGTCGGTCACCCGTCAGAGGGTACCGATGCCTGGTAGAGCCGTTGTTACACCACCCTCCCCGATTCCTCATGCTAGTCCAGCGTCGCATGGATGTTCGATCCCTCGATGGGGTGACGCGAACATCACGTTCCCTTCCAGGCATGAACCATTTAGGCTCCGGGCACGTCCTCATGAACAACCGGCAACCACGCCGGGAGGACTGACCGACACAAGCAACGCGAAATCCGTAGAGCGACGCAATACGGCTCATTCGCCGCCAACCGGCAGCAGACAGCCACCTGCGAAGAAGTTTGAAGGAAAAGCCGCGAGCGGGAACGTTTTCGGCCTGGTTGGATGTTGACCCTGGTACGACAGCTCGTCGAGCTAGAGAAGAGGCGACGTGACTACTGTTCTGACCCCCGCGAGCCCCCTGACGGCCGCTGACCGTTGCGACCGCTGCGGCGCCCAGGCCTACCTGCGTGTCGTCCTGACCAGCGGAGGTGACTTGCTCTTCTGCGCCCACCACGGACGTAAGTTCGAGCCGGAACTCAAGAAGATCGCCGTTGAGATACAGGATGAGACGGACCGCCTGACGGACGTGCCGGCCCGCACCCAGGGCGACGACCACTGACGCCTCGCATCCACGACGAGCCCAGATCCGGCCACTGACCGGACAGCGGGCGGCCACCCCCGAAGACCAAGGGGGGTGGCCGCCCGCTCTCGTACCGTCACTGTCCGCCCTGGATCAGAAACGCTCCGGCAGCACCGCCGAGACCCGGGTGTAGACCCCCGGGTTCTCCGCCTGCCCACAGCCGCTGCCCCAGGACACCAGGCCGACGAGGAGCCCCTTCGCCACGAGCGGGCCTCCGCTGTCGCCCTGACACGCGTCCCTGCCGCCCTGCGGGTCGCCCGCGCACAGCATCGTGTCGCTCCGGTAGGGGACGCCGAACCCGCCCGGGTACGCCCGCTCGCACGCGCTGTCGGGCAGCACCTGGACCCGCGCCGTCCGCAGCGTGGAGGCATAGGTCCCGTTGCCCGTCGTGTCGCCCCAGCCGTAGACGTCCGCCTCCGTGCCGGGCGTGTACGCCGCGTCTCCCGTACGGGCGACGCCGATCACGTACGACTGCGGCAGCGCGCTCACCAGCGTGAGCACCGCGAGATCGCCCGAGTTCGTCGTCGGGTCGTAGTCGGGGTTGACCCAGGTGTCCGAGATCCGCACCTCCTGCCCGCCCTGCCCGCGCAGCGCGGCGCGGCCCGCGATGACCACGAAGTCGCGCACCTCCCACGGCTCGCCGCCGAGGACCTCACGGCCCAGACAGTGGGCCGCCGTGAGCACCTTGGTCGGCGCCACGAGCACGCCCCCGCAGAACTGCCCCGCGCGCGTACCCCCGAACCGGTCACGGCTGGACAGCGCCACGACCCATGGCGCGTCCGTGATCTGGGCCTGCCGGCCGCCCACCACGACGCCGTCGGCGGCCACGGGTGCGGCGCCGGCCAGCTGCCCCGCCGCCGCTGCGATCAGGCCCAGAGCACCCGTCAATGCTCGGGTGAGGGAACCACGCATGGAGCCTCCTGACTCTCCGGTGATGTCGGTTCACCCAGCGTCCAGCACACGGCCGCGCCGTGCACCCCGCGGACAGCCGGAGGGCCCGGCTCCCTCTCGGGGAACCGGGCCCTTCCGCGTACCGCTCCTGCCTCGTGTCCGTCACCCTCACGGACCCGCGGCAAGGATCAGTCGAGGTAGTCGCGCAGCACCTGCGAGCGCGACGGGTGACGCAGCTTCGACATGGTCTTCGACTCGATCTGACGGATCCGCTCGCGGGTCACGCCGTAGACCTTGCCGATCTCGTCCAGCGTCTTCGGCTGGCCGTCGGTGAGACCGAAGCGCATCGAGACGACGCCCGCCTCACGCTCGGAGAGCGTGTCGAGCACCGAGTGCAGCTGCTCCTGGAGGAGCGTGAAGCTCACCGCGTCGGCCGGAACGACCGCCTCGGAGTCCTCGATCAGGTCGCCGAACTCGCTGTCGCCGTCCTCACCCAGCGGGGTGTGGAGGGAGATGGGCTCACGGCCGTACTTCTGGACCTCGATGACCTTCTCAGGGGTCATGTCGAGCTCCTTGGCCAGCTCCTCCGGGGTGGGCTCACGGCCCAGGTCCTGGAGCATCTGACGCTGCACACGCGCGAGCTTGTTGATGACCTCGACCATGTGCACCGGGATACGGATAGTGCGGGCCTGGTCGGCCATGGCGCGGGTGATCGCCTGACGGATCCACCAGGTGGCGTACGTGGAGAACTTGTAGCCCTTGGTGTAGTCGAACTTCTCGACCGCGCGGATGAGACCCAGGTTGCCCTCCTGGATCAGGTCCAGGAAGAGCATGCCGCGGCCCGTGTAGCGCTTGGCCAGCGAGACCACCAGACGGAGGTTGGCCTCCAGGAGGTGGTTCTTGGCCCGGCGGCCGTCCTCGGCGATGATCTCCAGCTCGCGCTTGAGCTTCGGCGCGAGCTTGTCCGAGTTCGCGAGCTTGTCCTCGGCGAACAGGCCGGCCTCGATGCGCTTGGCGAGCTCGACCTCCTGCTCGGCGTTGAGGAGCGGGACCTTGCCGATCTGCTTCAGGTAGTCCTTGACCGGGTCGGCGGTGGCGCCGGCGACAGCGACCTGCTGCGCCGGAGCGTCGTCCTCGTCCTCGTCGGACAGGACGAAGCCCTTGCTCTCGCCCTCGGTCTCTTCTTCCTCACCCTTGCCGGGCGCGACGTCCTCGAGCAGCTCTTCGCCCTCGACGGCTTCGTCGGCGTCCTTCTTGGACGAGGTCTTCTTGGCCGTGGCCTTCTTGGCGACGGTCTTCTTGGCCACCGTCTTCTTGGCGGCGGTCTTCTTCGCGGCCGCCTTCGGGGCGGCGGATCCGGCCTCGTCAGCCGGGTCGGCGCCCTCTGCCGCGGAGGCCGAGGCGGCCGTGACGGTCGTCTTCGTCACGGTCGTCCTGGCGGTGACGGTCTTGGTGGCGGTGCGCTTGGCCGGGCTCTTCGCGGCGACGCTCTTGCGGGCGCGCTTCGGCGACTCCGCTGCACTGACCATCAGCGTCACACCCTCTTCCTCGAGGATCTGATTGAGGCTGCGCAGAACATTCTTCCACTGGGTTGGCGGAATCTGGTCAGCCTCGAAGGCCCGACGCACGTCATCGCCGGCGATCTGCCCATCAGCCTTTCCCCGCTCGATGAGCGCCATCACAGACTCGGACTCGGCGATCTCCGGCGGGAGCGTACGGGATGTGCTGGCCGACACGAACAACCTCTCGGAACGATGGAAACGGCTTCCGGCCCCGCCCTGGATCGGGCTGGAGCCGACGACCGTCGACGGGGAATGTGCCGACGGCGCGGGCTGGACCGGGGAACTACACAGCGCCTCCATCGGCTGCTGTATTCCTTCCTCGGCTGTCACCTCTTAGGTCATCGCACGGCTCGGAGGAGTGTTACGCCCAATCTTCGTGGCCCGAGTCACACCTCATGTGCGACAAATCAACGCAGAGGGATATATCAGCGTACATTCACGCCGCCGGAATCCTGGCACCGGCCGGGAAACCCTTCCGGGCTCCCCGGGCGCCGCTCGGACCCGGCGGCGCGCGATGTCCGCGCCTCCGCGCTCCCGGCCACGGCCCGCGGGTCAGTGTTCGCGAGGGGCGGGGACGACCCGTTCCACCTCGGGGTGGACCGTGAGCAGCGCCCGCATGGCCGTCTCCGCGCCGAGGGCGTCGCCCGCGGCGAGCGCGTCGACGATCCGGGCGTGGTGCGTGAGACAGGCCTCGCTCGGGCGGTCGCAGCCCGTGACGGGGCCGCCGGACACCTGGAGCGCCGCGCCGACGATGCCGGAGAGGTGCTCCAGCATGCGGTTCCCGGCGAGCTGGATGAGCAGCGAGTGGAACTCGGTGTCGGCGCGCGAGAACGTGATGCCGTCCCCCTGCGCGAACGCGTGGCCCATGATCTCGACCATGTCGGCGAGACGCTGCTGGACGTCCTCGCGGCCGTGCCCGGCGGCGAGGCGGGCGGCCAGGGGCTCGATCGTCCAACGCAGCTCGTTCAGCTCACGACGCTGATCGTCCCGCTGCGGGCCGAAGGCCCGCCACTCGATGATGTCGGGGTCGAGGAGGTTCCAGTCGCTGACGGGCCTGACGCGGGTGCCGACGTTCGGGCGGGCGCTGACGAGCCCCTTGGCCTCGAGCACGCGCAGCGACTCACGGACGACGGTGCGCGAGACCTCGAACCGCTGGCCGATCTCCTCCGGGACGAGCGGGCGGTCGGCCCCGAGATCGCCGGAGACGATCATCTGGCCGAGCTGCTGGACGAGCTGCCCGTGCAGCCCGCGCCCCCGGTTCCCGGCGCTCCGGCGGCCGACGCGGCCCAGGTCGGTGTCCACCC is a window encoding:
- a CDS encoding FCD domain-containing protein; this encodes MSTLAHTMMTAARSVDSGLGAPGDLDRYPYAEAPAAGRVGPPSWEGVDTDLGRVGRRSAGNRGRGLHGQLVQQLGQMIVSGDLGADRPLVPEEIGQRFEVSRTVVRESLRVLEAKGLVSARPNVGTRVRPVSDWNLLDPDIIEWRAFGPQRDDQRRELNELRWTIEPLAARLAAGHGREDVQQRLADMVEIMGHAFAQGDGITFSRADTEFHSLLIQLAGNRMLEHLSGIVGAALQVSGGPVTGCDRPSEACLTHHARIVDALAAGDALGAETAMRALLTVHPEVERVVPAPREH
- a CDS encoding serine protease, which translates into the protein MRGSLTRALTGALGLIAAAAGQLAGAAPVAADGVVVGGRQAQITDAPWVVALSSRDRFGGTRAGQFCGGVLVAPTKVLTAAHCLGREVLGGEPWEVRDFVVIAGRAALRGQGGQEVRISDTWVNPDYDPTTNSGDLAVLTLVSALPQSYVIGVARTGDAAYTPGTEADVYGWGDTTGNGTYASTLRTARVQVLPDSACERAYPGGFGVPYRSDTMLCAGDPQGGRDACQGDSGGPLVAKGLLVGLVSWGSGCGQAENPGVYTRVSAVLPERF
- a CDS encoding response regulator, whose amino-acid sequence is MIDVLVVDDDVLVARINAAYVAKVPGFRVAATAHSTAEALAALDEQPVDLILLDHYLPDQNGLAAVRELRARGHQCDVIMVTAARDVATVQAAMRHGALQYLVKPFNFAGLRAKLEAYATLRRTLEGGGEAEQAEVDRIFGVLSAGSVAPDLPKGHSPTTAELVRQVLLAAGGPLSAQEIAERAGVSRQTAQRYLKLLERTGRVRLSLRYGETGRPEHRYAWATSPSTG
- a CDS encoding DUF485 domain-containing protein codes for the protein MEQVDKQEGLDASAVPFDDPWYDATGSGRDERAGAGAPGDGRPDAVLRQRVHSAAEIYLEVQRSPAFQEVRRRYRRFVFPAALAFLLWYLAYVVAATAAPGLMARPVVGVVNVAMVACLGQFLTTFLLTWAYARHARLRRDRAALDLRWDTQEMTRGVTQP
- a CDS encoding DNA topoisomerase IV subunit B; this encodes MTAETSVPSSALLTADRDASNYTARHLLVLEGLEAVRKRPGMYIGSTDSRGLMHCIWEIIDNSVDEALGGYCDHIEVVLHDDGSVEVQDNGRGIPVDVEPKTGLSGVEVVMTKLHAGGKFGGGSYAASGGLHGVGASVVNALSARLDVEVDRNSATHTISFRRGVPGIFTEQGPDSPFDPGNGLRKGKRVPKTRTGTRVRYWADRQIFLKDAKLSLETLHQRARQTAFLVPGLTIVVRDERDLAGIGKSEETFRFDGGISEFCEYLAQDKAVCDIQRLTGQGTFKETVPVLDERGHMTPTEVTRELAVDVALRWGTGYDSTVKSFVNIIATPKGGTHVSGFEQAVTKTVNEVLRSAKMLRVAEDDIVKDDALEGLTAVVTVRLAEPQFEGQTKEVLGTSAARRIVANVVAKELKAFLTSTKRDAKAQARAVLDKAVAAARTRIAARQHKEAQRRKTALESSSLPAKLADCRSDDVERSELFIVEGDSALGTAKLARNSEFQALLPIRGKILNVQKSSVSDMLKNAECGAIIQVIGAGSGRTFDIDAARYGKIVLLVDADVDGAHIRCLLLTLFQRYMRPMVEAGRVFAAVPPLHRIELVQPKKGQDKYVYTYSDNELRQTLLEYQRKGVRYKDSIQRYKGLGEMDADQLAETTMDPRHRTLRRINIGDLDAAEQVFDLLMGNDVAPRKEFITGSAATLDRSRIDA
- a CDS encoding RNA polymerase sigma factor codes for the protein MSASTSRTLPPEIAESESVMALIERGKADGQIAGDDVRRAFEADQIPPTQWKNVLRSLNQILEEEGVTLMVSAAESPKRARKSVAAKSPAKRTATKTVTARTTVTKTTVTAASASAAEGADPADEAGSAAPKAAAKKTAAKKTVAKKTVAKKATAKKTSSKKDADEAVEGEELLEDVAPGKGEEEETEGESKGFVLSDEDEDDAPAQQVAVAGATADPVKDYLKQIGKVPLLNAEQEVELAKRIEAGLFAEDKLANSDKLAPKLKRELEIIAEDGRRAKNHLLEANLRLVVSLAKRYTGRGMLFLDLIQEGNLGLIRAVEKFDYTKGYKFSTYATWWIRQAITRAMADQARTIRIPVHMVEVINKLARVQRQMLQDLGREPTPEELAKELDMTPEKVIEVQKYGREPISLHTPLGEDGDSEFGDLIEDSEAVVPADAVSFTLLQEQLHSVLDTLSEREAGVVSMRFGLTDGQPKTLDEIGKVYGVTRERIRQIESKTMSKLRHPSRSQVLRDYLD
- a CDS encoding cation acetate symporter is translated as MTADHQTLALVLFSVFIAVTLGITTWVSRNRRGSAEEFYAGGRLFSPLENGFAIAGDYMSAASFLGISGLIALYGYDGMLYSVGFLVAWLVVLLLVAELVRNCGRFTLADVVAARMAERPVRIAAGTSSVAVSVLYLVAQMVGAGSLVALLLGGTSEAARSWTVIGVGALMVIYVSLGGMRATTWIQIVKAVLLMAGTIALTVLVLLRFHGDVNSLLSRAAERSGHGLDFLAPGLRYGGDWTARLDFISLGLALVLGTAGLPHILSRFYTVPTARAARRSVVWSIGLIGSFYLMTIVLGFGAAALIGPDEVRASNASGNTAVPLLALDLGGGAGSTGGTVLFAIVAAVAFATILAVVAGITLASSASVAHDLYASLRRRHAKQYSEVTVARIAAAGIGAAAIGLGLLARDLNVAFLVGLAFAVAASANLPVLLYSLFWRRFTTRGAVWSVYGGLIPAVLLVVISPVVSGSPESLFPGVDFHLFPLQNPGAVSIPLGFLAGWIGTVTSTEPPDEARHAETEVRSLTGAGAA